The Thalassospira sp. TSL5-1 sequence CAAAACCGGCGTTGATGGCAGCAAAGTTGCCGACATGTTTGACGCGGGCGAAATTGACGGCATTCGCCGTTATTGCGAAACCGATGTTTTAAACACCTATCTTCTATATCTTCGCTATGTCCTTCATACCGGCCTGTCGGACCATGATGGTTATAACCACGCCATCAATTTAACCGTGGCCTGGCTGGAAGAACGGGCAGGGGATATCCCTGCTTATCAGGAGTTTCTCGAAGCCTGGCGGGTTTCCAGCAAGGGAAGTTTCAACATTTTGTGATCGGATTTTGGGGCAGGTTTGCCGGGCTGCGTGATGTGTTTCACAGCGGCGGCGGATATTTGCGCATTCAGTTTGGAGTGCGAGCCATTTGCAGGTAACGTTCTTGCGGCTGAAAACCATTCGCAATTTCATTTGCGATGTTACCACGTAAATCTGGAAAGGAACGCCCCGTTGAAGATCAAAAAAGTAATGACTGGTATTGCATTTGGTGCATTGGCACTGGGGTCGGCAACGGCCACTGCATCAGCGCAGGAGGTCAATGTCTATTCGCTCCGTCAGGCGTTTTTGGTTGAGCCGCTGTTTGCAAAATTTACCGAACAGACCGGTGTTAAGGTGAATGTGATTTTCGCCGAAAAGGGACTGGTCGAACGGATCAAACAGGAAGGGGTTAACAGCCCGGCGGATGTGTTGATGACGGTTGATATCAGCCGTATTTCCGATGCTGTGGCCGCCGGTGTGACCGAAAGTGTTGACAGTGATGTTTTGCAAAACAGCATTCCGGCCCATTTGCGCGATGAAGACGGGCACTGGTTTGCCTTAACCCAGCGCGGTCGCGCCATTTATGCTTCCAAGGAGCGGGTAGCAGAAGGCGAAATCACCAGTTATGAAGACCTGGCCGACCCGAAATGGGAAGGACGGGTTTGTACCCGGTCCGGCACGCACGATTACAATATCGCCCTGTTTGCATCCATGATTGCCCATCACGGGGCAGAGGATGCCAAGACCTGGCTGGAAGGTTTGAAATCCAATCTGGCCCGTAAACCGCAGGGCAATGACCGTGGGCAGGTCAAGGCAATCAAGGAAGGCGAATGTGATATCGCCATCGGCAACACCTATTATTTCGGGAAAATGATGGACAACCCCGACCAGCGGAACTGGGCCGAAGCGGTCAATATCGTATTCCCCAATCAGGCTGATCGTGGCATGTCGATGAATATTTCCGGTATGACCCTTATTAAGGGCGCACCGCATAAGGAAAATGCCATCAAGCTGATGGAATTCCTGGTCAGCGATGAGGCCCAGCAAATCTATGCCGAAGTGAACTATGAATATCCGGTCAAACCGGGTGTTGAATGGGCTGAAAACGTAAAATCCTGGGGGACTTTCAAGGCCGACGCATTGCCGTTGTCCGAAATTGCCCGCCTGCGCGCTGATGCCGTGCGGATGGTTGATCAGGTTGGTTATAACGAATAAGCCCGTATCGCCGGGTTTAGCAGGATAGTTGCATTGCGCCTGGGGCAAGGTTTTGCCTCAGGCACTTTTTTTTTAGCATGCAACAAAAATATTTTGCTTTTAAATCTTTTTAAAACAGGGCTTTGTTTCGTGATCTTAATGGCAATTTCAGACCGGTTTTGCATATGAAGTTGTTGAGAGAGGCGATATTGCTGTGATCGTTGTGATTGAGCCTTGCCAACTTGGTTCATGAAACGTTAATTTCGCGCCCTGCGAATGTTTTTCATTCCCATTGTCATTATTGGAACGATCAGGAGAGCCTTCATGAACCTGCGAAAAATTATTCTTGGACTGGCGATAGCAACTGTTTCATGCTCCGTCGCCCAGGCCGCGCAGGAAGTGAATGTCTATTCGCTGCGTCAGCCGTTCCTGATCAAGCCGATGTTTAAAAAATTCACCGAAGAAACCGGCATTCGCGTTAATACCCTGTTTTCGC is a genomic window containing:
- a CDS encoding Fe(3+) ABC transporter substrate-binding protein codes for the protein MTGIAFGALALGSATATASAQEVNVYSLRQAFLVEPLFAKFTEQTGVKVNVIFAEKGLVERIKQEGVNSPADVLMTVDISRISDAVAAGVTESVDSDVLQNSIPAHLRDEDGHWFALTQRGRAIYASKERVAEGEITSYEDLADPKWEGRVCTRSGTHDYNIALFASMIAHHGAEDAKTWLEGLKSNLARKPQGNDRGQVKAIKEGECDIAIGNTYYFGKMMDNPDQRNWAEAVNIVFPNQADRGMSMNISGMTLIKGAPHKENAIKLMEFLVSDEAQQIYAEVNYEYPVKPGVEWAENVKSWGTFKADALPLSEIARLRADAVRMVDQVGYNE